In the genome of Streptomyces sp. NBC_00433, the window GTGGTCGACCTGGTGGCGGGTGGAGTCGGGTTCGGGTGAACAGAACTCGGGACGCCAGTGGTCCTCGTCGAACAGGTCGGGCAGGACCGAGCCGAGCGGGGTCTCGCGGGAGAAGTAGGTGACGCCGCCGACGCAGATGCTGCGGTAGCCGTGCTGGGCGAGGCCGGCCACCCGCGGCAAAACCCACACCCAGGCCCTCCTCCGCCTCGCACGCCACCACACCAGCGTCATCTACGCCATGCTCCGCGACGGAACCTTTGACACACCACGCCAGCCCCAGACAGTCACCACATGACCACCTCGAACTTGGCGAAAGACACAGAGGCACCCCGCAACCGCATCCACTGCCTGTAGCGCGTCGGCATCTGGTTCCCAGGGGGCCACACTCGTCCCACCGCACCCAGATTGGTCACTCTCACAGGACAGGTGCTGGCGATCGGTCTATTATCCAACATGCGGATCGTAGAGCCTAGCAATTTTGCACCCTATGGCTCACGACCGAGGGGTCGTAGAGTTCTTGATCAATTCTGGCCAGTCGAAGGGAATGCCCCCTATGGACAAGGTAGAACAGGACGACACCGTGGCAGTCTCAGCACCCGTCGTCCCGTCGCCGGAGATGGACAGCGTCGCCCTACAGCGTTTGATCGCGGAGGTCCGGACGAGCGAACCGGTGATGTCTGGTAATTACAACCGGACCTACAACCGCCACAACCGCTAGAGGTCTGTCCTGAATCGGGACATTGATACCGTACTGGTCAAGACGGCTAGTCGGTGCAACCTGGACTGCGCCTACTGTTACGTCTACAACCTCGGTGATGAGAGCTGGAAGAGCCAGCCTCGCCGCATGACGGATGCGGTGATGAGTGCTGTCATTGATCAGTTGGGCGCACTCAGCCGGTCGCAATCGCGCCCGCTGAGCGTAGTACTGCACGGGGGCGAACCGCTCCTGCTCGGCATCGGCGCCACCGAGCGTCTCATCGAAGGTCTCAAGTCGACCTTGCGAGCAGATGCTGGTCTACACATCCAGACCAACGGCGTGCTGTTAACCGACGAATTTATCGACCTCTTCGATCGCTACGACGTGGGAATCTCGATCAGCCTGGATGGTCCGGCCGAATTGCATGATCGGAATCGCAGAGACCGACAGGGCGAAGGTTCGCACGAGCGGGTAGTGGCTGGGGTTGCTCGACTCGTCGCACACCCAGCGCATGAACGGTTGTTCAGTGGATTGCTCGCGGTTGTCGATCCGACGTCAGACCCCATCGAGGTGTATGAGTTCCTGAAGGCCACCAGGGCGCCATCTTTTGACTTCCTCTATCGGGACGGAAACCACGACGTCCTTCCTCCGGGGAAGAGTCAGACAGACTCGACCGAATACGGCGACTGGATGGTGCGCCTACTCGACCACTATCTCGCTGATCTGACCCCACCGCGAATCCGCGTGCTCGATGACCTCATCCGCCTCATCCTTGGTGGCCGTGGTCGCAAGGAGGGTATCGGGCAAGACGAGTACGGCATTCTTGTGATCGACACCGACGGTCGTATCACTCGCAATGATACGCTGAAGGTCGCTTATCCCGGCGCTGATCGCTTTCAGCTTGAGCGTTCAATCGTCAATCGAGACCTCCTTGACCAACTAGCTGGCACGGAAATCGACGAGTACTTTGCCCTTCAGATTCCGACATCCCCGACCTGCAGAGCCTGTCCGGAGTTGACGGTATGCGGCGGAGGAATGCCTGCGCATCGCTGGTCTGCAAAAAACGGTTACTCTAACCCGACCATCTTCTGTAGCGACCAACTAAGACTGATCTCATCTATTAAGGTCCGCCTCTTCACCGTCGCTAAGGGAAATAACTGACAGGAGGAGCCGCCGTGACAACCAATTCTCGGCCTGGACAAGACTCATTGCAGCAATCCAGTACGGCGGTGTGGCCGCGGCCCGATCTGCATCGCCGCGAGATGGCCGCAACTCCCTTTCGATACGCGACGTTGACTAAGTGTTTCACGCCACAGATCGGTGAGCGTGTGCTCGAATGGTTTGAGCGCGACGCGCCGTGGATCGCGAAGCGGACTGAGTTCTACGAGCAGTACGAGCTCAGCTGCTGGGATAATGCATCGCCAGCAGCTTCCTACCTGACGAGATACGACATCCTTGATGCCGTCGGCACCGCGATGACAGAAATGTTCGGATGTGATTTCGAGTCTGACGTCAACGTCGTATGCCATAAGCTCGTGCGCGGACATCGAATCGGCATACACAACGACTACCTCGTCGGAGAAGAGACGCACCGACTGACCGTCCAGCTCAACCGCGGTCTGGCTGACACTGATGGCGGCTTTCTGATGCTCTTCAACTCTGGCGACCCCGCTGACTTTCACCGTGTGCTGCGTCCGGAACACCTGAGCGCACTTGCTTTTGAAATCTCACCCCATTCTTTTCACGCAGTGTCCGAGATGCACGGTGGAGCGCGATACACGGTCATTTACTCGCTTAGGGCTCGACGTGGCTAACTCCCTCAGCCTGCGCCTTGACAAGGAGGAACCGCTTTGGTTCCCCGGACTGGCGGTGGAACTCGTTGCGGACTTCGTATCGCGCAATCAAGTTCAGCTGATTCTCGCCGAACAATATGGGACGTCTCGTTGGCTGGCGGGCGATGCGAAACCTCCCGCCCCTGATGGTGGTGACATTCGGTTTGGTCCCCACCTATCGCATATTGAATATTTACCCGCCGAGACAGCAGCAGGATTTGAGGGTCTGAATTTCGCTGACAGCCGTGATCCACAGATCCATAAGCTGATCCAAGCGGCAGCTGACGTGCTCAAGCATGTTCCGAGTATGACTGAAAATGTCGGCCGGGTCGTGAAGGCGATCCATCCACTTCAGTCTCTGAAGGACCACGACGTCAGCCACAGCACACCCGAGCTGCCATTCTCAATCTTTAT includes:
- a CDS encoding 2OG-Fe(II) oxygenase, encoding MTTNSRPGQDSLQQSSTAVWPRPDLHRREMAATPFRYATLTKCFTPQIGERVLEWFERDAPWIAKRTEFYEQYELSCWDNASPAASYLTRYDILDAVGTAMTEMFGCDFESDVNVVCHKLVRGHRIGIHNDYLVGEETHRLTVQLNRGLADTDGGFLMLFNSGDPADFHRVLRPEHLSALAFEISPHSFHAVSEMHGGARYTVIYSLRARRG
- a CDS encoding HEXXH motif-containing putative peptide modification protein, with the protein product MANSLSLRLDKEEPLWFPGLAVELVADFVSRNQVQLILAEQYGTSRWLAGDAKPPAPDGGDIRFGPHLSHIEYLPAETAAGFEGLNFADSRDPQIHKLIQAAADVLKHVPSMTENVGRVVKAIHPLQSLKDHDVSHSTPELPFSIFISIPKKDERDALLRVTESIIHESMHLQLTFIDSIEPLAVDDRVSGYSPWKDEFRPVTGLLHGLYVFAVIHQALGILAGVRSEWSQYCHKRSAAIEHEIASLSETPEGLSEIGIDLWRRCLEIITA
- a CDS encoding radical SAM protein — translated: MVKTASRCNLDCAYCYVYNLGDESWKSQPRRMTDAVMSAVIDQLGALSRSQSRPLSVVLHGGEPLLLGIGATERLIEGLKSTLRADAGLHIQTNGVLLTDEFIDLFDRYDVGISISLDGPAELHDRNRRDRQGEGSHERVVAGVARLVAHPAHERLFSGLLAVVDPTSDPIEVYEFLKATRAPSFDFLYRDGNHDVLPPGKSQTDSTEYGDWMVRLLDHYLADLTPPRIRVLDDLIRLILGGRGRKEGIGQDEYGILVIDTDGRITRNDTLKVAYPGADRFQLERSIVNRDLLDQLAGTEIDEYFALQIPTSPTCRACPELTVCGGGMPAHRWSAKNGYSNPTIFCSDQLRLISSIKVRLFTVAKGNN